A stretch of DNA from Kangiella sediminilitoris:
TTACGGCGCAATTCCAACCAACGTTTCAGACTGTCCATCCCGCCGACTTCTGCAAAATGCGCTGTTTCATATTCGTAGTGCACAGCACCATCCAAATCCAGAAGTTTATAACGGGCTTCATTAACCTGCTCAACTTCTGTCTCGGTAATAGCACCGTCATCGTATATCAGATTACGCACCACCTGCGCGGCATCACCACGAGTCAGGCCCGTTAGATTTCTGATCAGCCTTTGCATCACCTTTTTGTCTGTACGGACTTTTCGTCCTGGGTTCTCAACACCCCAGCGAGCCGCTTCCTTACGAATAATAGATTCCAGCTCTTCCGCGTTGGGTAAACTCAATGTGAAATTCCGAGAGAGCTTCTTTAGCTCTTCAGGTAATTTAATACCATGACTGATTAAGATGATAGTTTGGTGATCTTTAGCATAATCCAGTGCTATATCACGCAACAAACGCGTGGTTTCGGGGTGTTCCCTTCCAATAAAGGGATGGAAGTCGCACAACACATAAATACCACGTCTTTGCATTCGCTTGATGTGACGTAAACACTTAGCTGGCTCGGCAGTATCTTTCAAAGGTGAAAAATGTTCTCCATCCACCTCAAAGCGGCGTAACCCTTCGGTTAAATGCCAGCCAAACACCGGCTGATTTAACTTCATTGCAACCTGATTTATCAGGTTAATGGCTCGCAACTCTTCATGCGTTTCGATTACCAGAATTGGGTTCTTTGATTCAATCAGAATTTTTAAATCATTCTGCTCAGTTTTGCTTCCCATATAATGCGCAGTGGCTCCATTATTTCTATTTTTATCAATTAACGCTAAAATAGTACCAAACGTAATCAGGTAACTTTTTATGCGCCAGTATAGCTTCTTCGACCGACTATGTATGGTAGCGGATTCAGCTTTAAAAACAACTCAGGGCATCTATGACGCGAAGCCTCGTCCCAACCCTGCACAGGATATAGCCGAGCAGGACATGACGGATGAAGAGAAGAAGCATGCCGCGAGTCTGATGCGTATTAACCACACTGGAGAAGTATGTGCTCAGGCGCTTTATCAAGGCCAGGCCCTAACCGCGAAGCTACCAGACGTCCGTCAGGAGATGGAACAGGCCGCTCAGGAAGAAGTAGATCATCTAGCATGGTGTAGCGAGCGTATTCATGAGTTTCATAGCCACGAAAGTTACTTAAACCCCTTCTGGTATGCCAGTTCTTTCGCCATTGGCGCTACTGCTGGTTTAGTCGGCGATAAATGGAGCCTGGGCTTTGTTGCAGAAACCGAAAATCAGGTTTGCAAACATCTCGAAAGTCATCTGGAAAAGCTTCCTGAGCAGGACTACAAGAGCAAGGCCATACTCTCACAGATGCATGTTGAAGAACTAAAGCATGCAACCACGGCCATCGACAATGGTGCAGCAGAGCTACCCAAACCCATAAAATTCGGCATGACCATAATGTCAAAGGTCATGACGAGCACCGTTTACTACGTCTAGATAAATAATTTTGATCGAAGTCATGTTGCACGGACGGCAACCCTGCTTAAAATGTTAATGATTCTTATTTCCAAAAGGATAATCCATGAAATTGATTAAGTTTGTAATAACACTCGCCGTTTTGTTTGCTGCGTCTCAGGTTAACGCTGCAGAAGTCCGTCATTACAAAGGTGAGGACGTTAACACTGTAGAAGAAGCCATAAAGGTTTTACAGACATATAATTCTCAGCTTGAAGCACTTTTAAAGGCTGAAGAATTAAAGCCTCAGGATATGGCTAAAATTCACCAGATGACCTACAGCATGGAAAATGCGCTGAAAATTCTCGAAGGGCATCTCAACATTACTCAACGTAACCTGGAAGAACTCCACCTTTCTTCAGAGCGTATGGAAATGGATAAGGCCAAAGTCTATGGCCAACTATATTTAGATGGTGTGTCTTTTTATACCGAGCAATAAATCAAAAGCTCTGAAATCCGTCAACGGTTTTAAAGCTCAGCCCCACATTTCTTGCAATACTCCGCGTCTGCATCATGACCTTCATAGGCGCACACTGGACAGGCATTATTAGTGACTTCTTTCGTTTTATGATCGCTAATTGCCTGCCTGGTTATTTCAGCGCTATAAATCCCGGTCGGAACAGCGATTAGGCCGTAGCCCATTATCATGATGCAGGAAGCGATGAACTGTCCCAGTGGCGACTGCGGTGAAATATCGCCATAGCCAACGGTGGTCAGAGTCACGATCGCCCAGTAGATCGATTTTGGAATGCTGGTAAAGCCGTTTTCAGCTCCTTCAATAACATAGATCAGTGAACCAAAAATCACCACCAGAAGAATCACGGTATAGAGAAACACGCTGATTTTGGCCTGACTATTTTTCAGCGCCTTCATCATCATGCTGGCTTCGCCAAGATAACTGGCGAGTTTAAAAATACGGAAGACACGCAGCACCCGCAGAATACGAATCACCAGGAAGTACTTAGCATCAGTCAAGAACAGAGCTAAATATGTCGGTATAACCGAGAGCAGGTCAACGATGCCGTAAAAGCTACGGGCATAAAGCATGGGACGTCTGACGCAGATGAGTCGGAGAATGTATTCGACAGTAAATAAAATCGTAAAGCTCCACTCGGCGGCCCACAGAATTTTACCGTATTGAGCAGAGATGGTATCGACACTATCCAGCATCACGGCAATGACACTGGCAAAGATACTGATGATCAGTACCACATCAAAAGCTTTACCCCATCCAGTATCCGCCTCAAAAATGATTTCGTGTATCTTCTCGCGCCAGGGAGCGAGCGGCTCACCTTCATCAAATTTATGTTTCTTATGTGCTGGTACTCTACCCATGAATCGAATGAAATCCTGTCATTAATTTGGAATTTATACTTTAAAGCATCATAAACCGTTACTTGTAATATTAAAACTATGACCTAATTATTTATATTCATGTGTTTTTCACACCGAAAGATGTAAAAATAGATGTTTTAGACGTCCAAAACATGTAAAATTCGATTAAATTTTGACCGTCACGGGAAACCTGACGGTCTATGTTTAAGTGTATATCACACAATTGAAGGTACTAGTGAGATAATGAGCAATTATTCAGTTTTTACTTCTGAGTCTGTATCAGAAGGCCATCCAGATAAAATCGCTGATCAAATTTCCGATGCTGTGTTAGACGCTATCCTCGAACAGGATACCAATGCGCGTGTGGCGGTAGAAACTTTGGTAAAAACCGGCATGGTATTGATCGCTGGTGAAGTCGCGACAAAAGCATGGGTTGATATCGAAGATATCGCTCGTAAAACCATCGAAGAAATTGGCTATACAGGCTCTGACATGGGATTCGACTTCAGTTCCTGTGCCGTATTAAATGCTATCGGCAAACAAAGTCCTGATATTGCTCAAGGCGTTGACCGCGAAGATCCGGAAGCTCAGGGTGCGGGTGACCAGGGCTTAATGTTTGGTTATGCCAGTAACGAAACTGATGTGTTGATGCCAGCACCGGTGACTTACGCACACAGATTAGTAGAACGCCAGGCTCACCTACGCAAAAACGGTACCTTAAGCTGGTTACGTCCAGATGCGAAAAGTCAGCTGACGTTCCGCTATGAGAACGATAAGCCAGTGGGTATTGAAGCGGTTGTTTTATCAACTCAGCATACTCCTGACATCAGCCAAGATGTTCTAAAAGAAGCGGTCATCGAAGAAATCATCAAGCCAGTTCTTCCGACAGAATGGGTCACAGGCGATACCAAGTTCTTCGTTAACCCAACCGGCAAGTTTGTTATCGGTGGTCCTATGGGCGACTGCGGATTGACAGGTCGTAAGATTATCGTTGATACCTATGGTGGTATGGCGCGTCATGGTGGCGGAGCCTTCTCTGGTAAAGACCCATCAAAGGTCGACCGTAGTGCCGCTTATGCTGGCCGTTATGTTGCGAAAAATATCGTCGCGGCAGGTCTGGCGGATCGATGCGAGATTCAGATCTCTTATGCTATCGGTGTTGCCGAGCCAACGTCTATCAGCGTCAACACATTCGGTACCGGCAAGATCAGTGAAGACCGTCTGGTTCAACTGGTTCGTGAGCACTTCGATCTACGCCCTCGCGGCCTGATCAAGATGCTTGATTTGCTACACCCTATTTACAAAGCCACAGCAGCGTATGGCCACTTCGGTCGTACAGAAGATACTTTCACCTGGGAGCGCACTGATAAAGCTGATGCTCTACGTGATGCCGCTGGGCTGTAACTGTTTCATCGATTGAAACAGCAAGAATTTTATCATTACATTCATCGTAACCAATTATTGGGAACAACATGACAGATTACATCGTAAAAGATATTAACCTCGCTTCATGGGGTCACAAAGAAATCGAAATGGCCAAGAGCGAAATGCCTGGTCTGATCCAGATTCGCGAAGAGTACGAAGGCGAACAGCCGCTAAAGGGCGCGCGTATCGCTGGCTCATTGCACATGACGATCCAGACAGCCATGCTTATGGAAACGCTCATTGCGCTAGGCGCTGAAGTTCGTTGGGTATCATGTAACATTTACTCAACGCAGGATCACGCGGCAGCAGCTATGGCCGACCAGGGTATTCCAGTTTTCGCATACAAAGGCGAAACGCTGGACGAGTACTGGGACTACACGCATCGCATCATGACATGGGGTGACGGCGGTTCTCCAAACATGATCCTGGATGACGGCGGCGACGCGACTATGCTGTTGATCTTGGGTAGCCGTGCTGAAAAAGACATCAGCGTTTTGGATAACCCGGGCAGCGAAGAGGAAATCGCTCTATTCAAATCAATCAAAGCAAAACTAGCTGAAGACGATACTTTCTACTCGCGCACTCTGGCTGAGATTCAGGGCGTGACTGAAGAAACGACAACGGGTGTTGCTCGTTTGTATCAGATGAAGAAAAACGGTGAACTACCATTCCCAGCGATTAACGTAAACGACTCTGTAACTAAATCTAAGTTCGATAACCTGTATGGTTGTCGTGAATCGCTAGTTGACGGCATCAAGCGTGCAACTGACGTTATGATCGCCGGTAAAGTCGCTATCGTTTGTGGTTACGGCGACGTCGGTAAAGGTTCTGCACAATCACTTCGCGGTCTAGGCGCAACAGTATGGGTAACAGAAATCGATCCTATCTGTGCACTACAGGCAGCGATGGAAGGTTACCGTGTGGTTGACCTTGAAGATCCAAACATCGTTGAACAGGCTGATATTTTCGTTACTGCAACCGGTAACTACGACATCATCCGCCATGAGCACATGGAGCGCATGAAAGATCAGGCTATCGTCTGTAACATCGGCCACTTCGATAACGAAATTAATATTGCCAGCCTGGAAAACTACGAATGGATCAACATTAAAGATCAAGTTGACCAGGTGGTATTCCCAGACGGGAAGCGTATTACACTATTAGCCAAAGGTCGTTTGGTTAACCTTGGTTGCGCGACTGGCCACCCAAGCTTCGTGATGTCGAACTCGTTCACTAACCAGGTTCTAGCGCAAATCGAACTTTGGAAGAACGGCGACAAGTACGATAACGACGTTTACATCCTACCGAAACACCTGGATGAAAAAGTGGCTAAGCTACACCTTGAGCGTATCGGCGCACGCCTAACAACACTTTCGGACAAGCAAGCAGCTTACATCAACGTAGAAGTTGAAGGCCCTTATAAGCCTGAACACTATCGTTACTAGTCACAGTTCTGTGATATAAGAAACGTGATTTAAGAAAGCCGGCTTTTGCCGGCTTTTTTAATGTATCTTTAAACCTTACACTTTAAATAACACATGAATCCAGGTGCCAATTTTACCCAAATGATCTTTGTGGCGATTTAAGCTTAACACTTGTAAAGAAAGACTCACGACACTAAAGTCTTATATAGACGTTTATATAATTACAATTAATGTTTGAAAGGAGTCATCATTTGTTTTCCAAAATTTATATCTGTCTTATCGTTATATTATTTTCTCTGCACTCGAACTCTAGTATGGCAGAGTCAAAAAGTACCTACTCTATTGTCGCTAACTGGCCTGATATGCCAGCTCAAATTTCTATGGGTCAAGCAACAGGTGTTGCTGTCGACTCCCATAATCACGTATTTATTTTCCACCGTGCAAACCGCAAATGGATAGAGCCTTTTCCTGCCGATAAAATTAGTGAAGATACCGTCCTAATGTTTGATGGCTCTACAGGAAAGCTTATAAATAGCTGGGGAGGAAATCTTTTTATTATGCCACATGGGCTTTCAGTAGATAAAAACAACAATGTTTGGGTCACAGATGTTGGGTCTCAACAGATTCATAAGCTATCACATGATGGTGAATTAATTTTCAGTATTGGCGAAGCTGGTGTGACTGGGAAGGATCAGTCTCATTTCGCCCTTCCTTCTGATCTGAGTGTTCTTGAAGACGGAAGTGTTTACGTCAGCGATGGCTACGATAATACACGAATAATTAAATTCGATTCATCAGGTGCATTTCAAATGCAGTGGGGAAGTCCAGGAAATAAAGCAGGAGAATTTAATCGTCCTCATGGTATTTCCATTGGCAACGATCGCGTTTATGTCGCCGACAGGGGAAATTCCAGGGTACAAATTTTCGATCTCACGGGCAAATATATTACAGAATGGAACACTGAACTTGTTGGCCGCCCCTACGGCATTGCTATATCAAGGGATGAACAGATATTTATTATTGATGGCGGAGATCAGCCCAATAATACTCGATCAAGAGTTTTAATACTCGATACTGACGGTAATATGATTAATAGCTTTAATTCTGAAGAAGATGCGGACTTAAAAAACCTTGGTCATGACATCGCCTTAGGAGCAGATGGAGCGGTGTACGTTGTTGATGCCTGGGCGCGCAGTGTTAGGAAATACAAAATAAATTAATCTATTCGACAACAAAGGATAGCTAGCTTATGGTGCGTTGTAACGCACCATTTAAAGCTTTTATATTTTCTAGTACCAACCGAGGGACAGCCTCTGCGTCAAGACGCACTCTAACCTACAGGATTTGCCTCCAACATATCTTACACAACCACCCTTTGAGACTTCCCCTCAAATACGCGATAATGACGCCACGATTGATTCAATCACAAGATTTAACTATGAATAACGCAAGTCTGAAAGAGCGCGATCTGGCCGTTTTATGGCACCCATGTAGTCAAATGAAGGACTACGAAAAATACCCGATGACGCCGATTAAGAAAGGTGATGGGGTTTATCTCGAAGACTTTGACGGTAATCGCTACATCGATGCCGTAAGTTCCTGGTGGGTTAATTTATTTGGTCATGCCAACCCAACCATTGCTCAGGCGATGAAAGATCAGGTCGATCAGCTGGAACACGTTATTTTCTCTGGCTTTACCCATGAACCTGCCATCGAACTGGCCGAAAATCTGGTTAAGATTACTCCAGAGGGCTTAGATCGTGTTTTCTACGGTGAAAACGGTTCTTCGGCAGTCGAAATTGCACTCAAGATGAGCATTCATTACTGGCAGCTGAAAGGTAAACCGGAAAAGACTCAGTTTGTCACTCTGGAAAACGGGTATCACGGCGAAACCACCGGTGCGTTGGCGGTGTCAGACGTCGGGCTATACAAAGAGCCTTACGAAACCATGATGTTTGACGTTATGACGGTGCCATCGCCTGACTGCTATTACCGCGAAGAGGGCGAAAGCTGGGAAGACTATTCCCGCCGCCAGTTTGTGCATATGCGCAAGCTAATCGAAGAGAAACATGAAACCGTTGCCGCCGTAATTCTAGAGCCATTAGTGCAATGTGCTACCGGTATGCGTATGTATCACCCGGTTTACTTAACCGAACTGCGTAAATTATGTGACGAATACGGCGTTCATTTAATTGCCGATGAAATTGCGGTCGGTTTTGGTCGAACCGGTACTTTATTCGCCTGTGAACAGGCAGATATCAGTCCTGACTTTATGTGTATGTCGAAAGGCCTGACGGCTGGTTTCTTGCCATTGTCGGTGATGATGACGCGTGAAGAGATTTTCGAAGCCTTTTATGATGACTACGAAACCTTGAAAGCCTTCCTTCATTCGCACAGCTATACCGGCTACGCGACCGGTTGTGCCGTTGCTAATGCGACGCTGAAAATCTTCCGTGAACAGCCAATTATCGAAAACAACCGCGTATTGGCTGATCATATGGCGCAAGCAACCGCTCACTTCGCGGATCACCCTAATGTCGCCGAAGTGCGTCAGACCGGTATGATCCTCGCCGCAGAAATGGTTCAGGATAAAAAGACTCGCAAAGGTTACGACTGGAAAGAACGTCGCGGTATGCGCGTTTATGAATACGCACTGTCTCGTGGCGCCCTGTTGCGACCATTAGGTAATGTCGTCTACTTCATGCCGCCGTACGTTATTACTCCGGAAGAGATAGATAAGCTAGCAGATATTGCCTGGAAAGGCATTCAACTGGCGGTTAAGGACTAAACGATGCGCATTAGCCGCATATACACGCCGCACGCCGAGTTACGAGTTGGCCAGGTGGTTACTCTGGGTCGAGAGCCCAGTAACCACCTCAGTCGCGTTCTTCGGCTTAAAGTCGGTAATGAAGTTGTTCTGTTTAATGGTAACGGCTCAGACTTTCCCTCAGAAATCGTTGAGATAGAACGTAACTCTGTGTCCGTTCATGTTAAGGACGAACTAACGGTCAATGTCGAATCGCCTCTGCATATTCACCTCTATCAGGGTGTCTCTCGTGGCGATAAAATGGATTTGACCCTGCAGAAAGGTGTAGAGCTTGGAATCAAAGAATTTACTCCTCTAATAACCGAACGCTGCGGAGTAAAACTCGATGCCAAGCGTTGGCAGAAGAAGCTCGACCATTGGCAAAAGGTTATCGAAAGTGCCTGCGAACAGTGTGGCCGCTCAACGTTGCCCAAACTCAATGAAGTCATCAGTTTTAACGAGGCTATCCCTACCCTGGATAGTCAAAGTTTTTTTCTACACCCTGAGGCTGCCAAACCTTTTAATGAGATTTCAAACCTAGATGTAACAAAACCCATCTCACTTTGGGTAGGGCCTGAAGGTGGTTTCAGTGATATCGAAATTGAGCAGGTGAAGAGGAATGGTTGTCAGCCAGTACAGCTAGGACCTCGCGTCCTTCGTACTGAAACCGCTGCTCTATCTGCGGTTTCTGTTATGAACGTACTTTGGGGTGACTTCTAACGAAAAAAGAGCTGTAAAAACAGCTCTTTTCCTTCTTTAAATTTTTGTATCTAGAAGACTAGCCAAGATTACTTTCTATGTAATCCAGATCAGGTACCACGGCCTGATGCCCTTCAACCGATAACCAAGCTTTCACTCCGTCTTTTAACGGTTTTTGATCTTCCGAAACAAACTCACTATTGT
This window harbors:
- a CDS encoding AAA family ATPase; its protein translation is MGSKTEQNDLKILIESKNPILVIETHEELRAINLINQVAMKLNQPVFGWHLTEGLRRFEVDGEHFSPLKDTAEPAKCLRHIKRMQRRGIYVLCDFHPFIGREHPETTRLLRDIALDYAKDHQTIILISHGIKLPEELKKLSRNFTLSLPNAEELESIIRKEAARWGVENPGRKVRTDKKVMQRLIRNLTGLTRGDAAQVVRNLIYDDGAITETEVEQVNEARYKLLDLDGAVHYEYETAHFAEVGGMDSLKRWLELRRKVFLSETDTGLDRPKGILLMGVQGSGKSLAAKAVAGMWQIPLLRLDFGALYNKWHGESEKNLREALKLSQVMSPCVLWLDEIEKGLSTSDNDGGTSKRMLGTLLTFMQENKAPVFFVATANDISALPPELIRKGRFDELFFVDLPEAPARQEIFRIHLEKRKQSGLNFDLVLLAQSTEGFSGAEIEQAVVAGLYAAHYQESELSTDMILAEIEQTKPLSVVMAEKISALRSWANQRAVKAN
- the coq7 gene encoding 2-polyprenyl-3-methyl-6-methoxy-1,4-benzoquinone monooxygenase, with product MRQYSFFDRLCMVADSALKTTQGIYDAKPRPNPAQDIAEQDMTDEEKKHAASLMRINHTGEVCAQALYQGQALTAKLPDVRQEMEQAAQEEVDHLAWCSERIHEFHSHESYLNPFWYASSFAIGATAGLVGDKWSLGFVAETENQVCKHLESHLEKLPEQDYKSKAILSQMHVEELKHATTAIDNGAAELPKPIKFGMTIMSKVMTSTVYYV
- a CDS encoding DUF6746 family protein, whose translation is MKLIKFVITLAVLFAASQVNAAEVRHYKGEDVNTVEEAIKVLQTYNSQLEALLKAEELKPQDMAKIHQMTYSMENALKILEGHLNITQRNLEELHLSSERMEMDKAKVYGQLYLDGVSFYTEQ
- a CDS encoding ion transporter encodes the protein MGRVPAHKKHKFDEGEPLAPWREKIHEIIFEADTGWGKAFDVVLIISIFASVIAVMLDSVDTISAQYGKILWAAEWSFTILFTVEYILRLICVRRPMLYARSFYGIVDLLSVIPTYLALFLTDAKYFLVIRILRVLRVFRIFKLASYLGEASMMMKALKNSQAKISVFLYTVILLVVIFGSLIYVIEGAENGFTSIPKSIYWAIVTLTTVGYGDISPQSPLGQFIASCIMIMGYGLIAVPTGIYSAEITRQAISDHKTKEVTNNACPVCAYEGHDADAEYCKKCGAEL
- the metK gene encoding methionine adenosyltransferase, translating into MSNYSVFTSESVSEGHPDKIADQISDAVLDAILEQDTNARVAVETLVKTGMVLIAGEVATKAWVDIEDIARKTIEEIGYTGSDMGFDFSSCAVLNAIGKQSPDIAQGVDREDPEAQGAGDQGLMFGYASNETDVLMPAPVTYAHRLVERQAHLRKNGTLSWLRPDAKSQLTFRYENDKPVGIEAVVLSTQHTPDISQDVLKEAVIEEIIKPVLPTEWVTGDTKFFVNPTGKFVIGGPMGDCGLTGRKIIVDTYGGMARHGGGAFSGKDPSKVDRSAAYAGRYVAKNIVAAGLADRCEIQISYAIGVAEPTSISVNTFGTGKISEDRLVQLVREHFDLRPRGLIKMLDLLHPIYKATAAYGHFGRTEDTFTWERTDKADALRDAAGL
- the ahcY gene encoding adenosylhomocysteinase, with the protein product MTDYIVKDINLASWGHKEIEMAKSEMPGLIQIREEYEGEQPLKGARIAGSLHMTIQTAMLMETLIALGAEVRWVSCNIYSTQDHAAAAMADQGIPVFAYKGETLDEYWDYTHRIMTWGDGGSPNMILDDGGDATMLLILGSRAEKDISVLDNPGSEEEIALFKSIKAKLAEDDTFYSRTLAEIQGVTEETTTGVARLYQMKKNGELPFPAINVNDSVTKSKFDNLYGCRESLVDGIKRATDVMIAGKVAIVCGYGDVGKGSAQSLRGLGATVWVTEIDPICALQAAMEGYRVVDLEDPNIVEQADIFVTATGNYDIIRHEHMERMKDQAIVCNIGHFDNEINIASLENYEWINIKDQVDQVVFPDGKRITLLAKGRLVNLGCATGHPSFVMSNSFTNQVLAQIELWKNGDKYDNDVYILPKHLDEKVAKLHLERIGARLTTLSDKQAAYINVEVEGPYKPEHYRY
- a CDS encoding peptidyl-alpha-hydroxyglycine alpha-amidating lyase family protein encodes the protein MAESKSTYSIVANWPDMPAQISMGQATGVAVDSHNHVFIFHRANRKWIEPFPADKISEDTVLMFDGSTGKLINSWGGNLFIMPHGLSVDKNNNVWVTDVGSQQIHKLSHDGELIFSIGEAGVTGKDQSHFALPSDLSVLEDGSVYVSDGYDNTRIIKFDSSGAFQMQWGSPGNKAGEFNRPHGISIGNDRVYVADRGNSRVQIFDLTGKYITEWNTELVGRPYGIAISRDEQIFIIDGGDQPNNTRSRVLILDTDGNMINSFNSEEDADLKNLGHDIALGADGAVYVVDAWARSVRKYKIN
- a CDS encoding adenosylmethionine--8-amino-7-oxononanoate transaminase, with the protein product MNNASLKERDLAVLWHPCSQMKDYEKYPMTPIKKGDGVYLEDFDGNRYIDAVSSWWVNLFGHANPTIAQAMKDQVDQLEHVIFSGFTHEPAIELAENLVKITPEGLDRVFYGENGSSAVEIALKMSIHYWQLKGKPEKTQFVTLENGYHGETTGALAVSDVGLYKEPYETMMFDVMTVPSPDCYYREEGESWEDYSRRQFVHMRKLIEEKHETVAAVILEPLVQCATGMRMYHPVYLTELRKLCDEYGVHLIADEIAVGFGRTGTLFACEQADISPDFMCMSKGLTAGFLPLSVMMTREEIFEAFYDDYETLKAFLHSHSYTGYATGCAVANATLKIFREQPIIENNRVLADHMAQATAHFADHPNVAEVRQTGMILAAEMVQDKKTRKGYDWKERRGMRVYEYALSRGALLRPLGNVVYFMPPYVITPEEIDKLADIAWKGIQLAVKD
- a CDS encoding 16S rRNA (uracil(1498)-N(3))-methyltransferase, giving the protein MRISRIYTPHAELRVGQVVTLGREPSNHLSRVLRLKVGNEVVLFNGNGSDFPSEIVEIERNSVSVHVKDELTVNVESPLHIHLYQGVSRGDKMDLTLQKGVELGIKEFTPLITERCGVKLDAKRWQKKLDHWQKVIESACEQCGRSTLPKLNEVISFNEAIPTLDSQSFFLHPEAAKPFNEISNLDVTKPISLWVGPEGGFSDIEIEQVKRNGCQPVQLGPRVLRTETAALSAVSVMNVLWGDF